The following coding sequences lie in one Vibrio sp. ED004 genomic window:
- a CDS encoding PTS sugar transporter subunit IIA, with translation MITQLTNVNLINNNLQANNKKELFEELAGMLFKNNRISNKEAFLADIEIRESQSITSMDGIAYPHSKSKAVTEPAIAVGVKREGIEYGDEDGINPTVFFMIASPDNGADHHIYVLQELFGKFSDEFIQDIHNAKDEQQILNILINS, from the coding sequence ATGATCACACAGCTAACCAACGTCAACTTAATTAATAACAACCTTCAAGCAAATAATAAAAAAGAACTGTTTGAAGAATTGGCAGGCATGTTATTTAAGAACAACCGAATCAGTAATAAAGAAGCCTTCTTGGCAGACATCGAAATTCGTGAATCTCAAAGCATTACCTCAATGGACGGCATCGCTTACCCACACTCAAAAAGCAAGGCGGTAACTGAGCCTGCCATTGCCGTCGGTGTTAAGCGCGAAGGCATTGAGTATGGCGATGAAGATGGCATCAATCCAACCGTATTTTTTATGATTGCCTCACCCGATAACGGTGCTGACCATCATATTTATGTACTACAAGAACTATTTGGAAAATTCAGTGATGAATTTATTCAAGATATCCATAACGCAAAAGACGAACAACAAATCCTTAATATTTTAATTAATTCATAA
- a CDS encoding fructose-specific PTS transporter subunit EIIC, with the protein MSTLTTQATNTNNKNSSSDFKKILSTMKGHLLFGTSHMLPFIVAGGVLLALAVMASGKGAVPADGLLADISNIGIKGLVLFPLILGGFIGYSIADKPALAPAMISSGIMADMGGGFLGCIVAGFIAGGVVFQLKKIPLSANMTALGAYFIYPLLGTLISAGIVLWGIGEPIKLFMSSMNEFLASMAGASKMVLGTILGGMTAFDMGGPINKVATLFAQTQVDTQPWLMGGVGIAICTPPLGMALATFLFKNKFSKQEQEAGKAAAIMGSIGISEGAIPFAANDPMRVLPSIVAGGIVGCVFGFMTDVLLHAPWGGLITAPVSSNIPMYVVGIALGSLTTAVIVGFWKPVAVETEEDMVEAPVQAQTAPVAGEGEYDIVAVTCCPSGVAHTFMAAKALEKAGLAAGLKIKVETQGQNGIQNRITDLDVANAKLVILAHDIQVKDAHRFANANVIECSTKEAMKKAATLVVA; encoded by the coding sequence ATGAGCACCCTAACAACTCAAGCTACGAATACCAATAATAAAAACAGTAGTAGCGACTTTAAAAAAATCCTTAGTACCATGAAAGGTCACCTGCTGTTCGGAACCTCACACATGTTGCCTTTCATCGTAGCCGGTGGTGTTCTACTGGCTTTAGCGGTCATGGCATCAGGCAAAGGTGCGGTTCCAGCCGACGGTTTGCTGGCAGACATCTCTAACATCGGTATCAAAGGCCTTGTTCTTTTCCCACTCATTCTTGGCGGCTTTATTGGTTACTCCATTGCAGATAAACCAGCACTAGCGCCAGCAATGATCTCATCAGGCATCATGGCTGACATGGGCGGCGGCTTCCTTGGCTGTATCGTGGCTGGCTTTATCGCCGGTGGCGTGGTGTTCCAACTTAAGAAGATCCCGCTTTCTGCAAACATGACCGCGCTAGGTGCTTACTTCATCTACCCGCTTCTAGGCACGTTAATCTCTGCAGGTATCGTATTGTGGGGCATCGGTGAACCAATCAAACTGTTCATGTCTTCAATGAACGAGTTCCTAGCTTCAATGGCTGGCGCGTCTAAGATGGTTCTGGGCACAATCCTTGGCGGTATGACTGCGTTTGATATGGGCGGCCCTATCAACAAAGTGGCAACCCTATTCGCTCAAACTCAAGTAGACACGCAACCTTGGCTAATGGGTGGCGTAGGCATCGCGATTTGTACTCCACCTCTAGGTATGGCTCTGGCGACTTTCCTATTCAAAAACAAGTTCTCTAAACAAGAGCAAGAAGCAGGTAAAGCAGCAGCAATCATGGGCTCTATCGGTATATCTGAGGGTGCTATCCCATTCGCAGCGAATGACCCAATGCGCGTTCTTCCTTCAATCGTAGCCGGTGGTATCGTTGGTTGTGTGTTTGGCTTCATGACAGACGTTCTATTGCACGCACCATGGGGCGGTCTAATCACTGCGCCAGTATCAAGCAACATTCCAATGTACGTCGTCGGTATTGCACTTGGCTCGCTAACCACAGCCGTTATCGTTGGCTTCTGGAAACCAGTAGCGGTTGAAACCGAAGAAGACATGGTTGAAGCGCCAGTACAAGCTCAAACAGCTCCTGTAGCAGGCGAAGGCGAGTACGACATCGTAGCCGTAACATGTTGCCCTTCAGGTGTTGCACACACCTTCATGGCAGCGAAAGCACTAGAGAAAGCAGGCTTAGCAGCAGGCCTTAAGATTAAGGTAGAAACTCAAGGTCAAAACGGTATTCAGAACCGCATCACCGACCTAGATGTAGCAAACGCGAAACTGGTTATCTTGGCTCACGATATTCAAGTGAAAGACGCTCACCGCTTTGCCAATGCGAACGTGATTGAGTGTTCTACTAAGGAAGCGATGAAGAAAGCCGCAACACTGGTCGTCGCATAA
- a CDS encoding transporter substrate-binding domain-containing protein, translating to MKKSLIALGMCLLAFTQIAHAQSRLQEILDAGVLRVGTTGDWNPMTMKDPATNSYRGFDIDVTTELAKDLGVKVEYVATDWKTLVNGITANKYDVTGSASLNMSRAKVAGYSQPYFYLAFVPVVQKKDLEKFSDWSDFDKAEIKVAATLGTVQEKMVKDFFPSAQHIVIEAPARDFQELLARRADVSVTSNVEAATLVEKFKQLAIVPVKEPRKPTPIAMLLPQDDQVWINYINHWVELKKTQGFFKQTAEKWGLKSM from the coding sequence ATGAAGAAAAGCTTAATTGCATTAGGAATGTGCTTACTTGCTTTTACACAAATTGCACATGCACAAAGTCGTTTGCAGGAGATACTGGATGCCGGAGTTCTTCGCGTTGGTACAACGGGGGATTGGAACCCAATGACAATGAAGGATCCAGCGACCAATAGCTACCGCGGCTTTGATATCGATGTCACGACTGAATTGGCTAAAGACCTCGGCGTTAAAGTGGAATACGTCGCAACAGACTGGAAAACCTTGGTGAATGGCATCACTGCCAACAAATACGACGTGACTGGCAGCGCATCGCTCAACATGTCTCGTGCAAAAGTCGCTGGGTACAGCCAACCCTACTTCTATTTGGCTTTTGTCCCTGTTGTTCAAAAGAAAGACCTAGAGAAGTTCTCCGATTGGAGTGACTTTGACAAAGCAGAAATCAAAGTTGCCGCCACACTCGGCACAGTACAAGAAAAAATGGTGAAGGACTTCTTCCCATCGGCACAACACATCGTGATTGAAGCGCCAGCACGGGATTTTCAAGAGCTTTTGGCTCGCCGCGCTGATGTCTCTGTGACTTCAAACGTAGAGGCTGCAACCTTAGTAGAGAAGTTTAAACAACTCGCGATAGTTCCGGTGAAAGAGCCACGTAAACCAACTCCAATTGCGATGCTACTACCACAAGATGATCAGGTTTGGATTAACTACATTAACCACTGGGTTGAATTGAAAAAGACGCAAGGTTTCTTCAAGCAAACCGCTGAGAAGTGGGGACTGAAGAGCATGTAA
- a CDS encoding amino acid ABC transporter permease, with translation MNYRHLSLVSLLFLTGCSDYQWGWYVLDPSTEQGRTNIQFLITGFSETIKVSLLSMFFAMALGLLVAFPALSNSPILKGINRLYVEVMRSIPVLVLLLWVYYGMPTLLDVSLNHFWAGVISLTIAESAFMAEVFRGGIQAINRGQHEAAESLGLTYWQKMRLVILPQAFRQILPPLGNQFVYILKMSSLVSVIGLSDLTRRANELVVNEYLPLEIYTFLVLEYLVLILVVSQAVRWLEKRIAIPSH, from the coding sequence GTGAACTATCGTCACTTATCGCTAGTTTCTCTGCTGTTTCTGACAGGATGTTCAGACTACCAATGGGGATGGTATGTACTCGACCCGTCGACGGAGCAGGGGCGAACTAACATTCAGTTTTTGATAACTGGTTTTAGCGAGACTATTAAGGTTTCGTTGCTAAGCATGTTTTTTGCTATGGCTCTGGGTCTATTGGTCGCCTTTCCAGCGCTTTCCAATTCTCCAATACTCAAGGGGATTAATCGACTTTACGTAGAGGTGATGCGTTCTATCCCTGTGTTGGTGTTGCTATTGTGGGTGTATTACGGAATGCCGACATTACTCGATGTATCTTTGAACCACTTCTGGGCAGGGGTAATATCATTGACCATTGCCGAGAGCGCCTTTATGGCAGAAGTGTTCCGTGGGGGGATTCAAGCGATTAATCGTGGCCAACATGAAGCGGCCGAATCCTTGGGATTGACCTATTGGCAAAAAATGCGATTGGTTATCCTACCGCAGGCATTCCGTCAGATACTGCCGCCCTTGGGCAATCAGTTTGTTTATATCCTCAAGATGAGTTCTCTAGTGAGTGTGATTGGTTTGAGTGATTTAACAAGGCGAGCAAATGAGCTGGTGGTGAACGAATATTTACCTTTAGAGATCTATACGTTTCTGGTTTTGGAGTACCTTGTTCTTATTTTGGTCGTATCGCAAGCGGTTCGTTGGCTAGAAAAAAGGATTGCGATTCCGAGCCATTAA
- the ugpC gene encoding sn-glycerol-3-phosphate ABC transporter ATP-binding protein UgpC, translating to MAEVTLRGVEKTYPNGFKAVHGVDLNIREGEFMVFVGPSGCAKSTTLRMIAGLEDISEGDVYIGDKRVNELPPKDRCISMVFQNYALYPHMSVYENLAFGLKQQKLPKHEINERIEDAAKTLDIEHLLNNKPGEMSGGQRQRVALGRAMVRKPDVFLFDEPLSNLDAKLRVSTRVSIAQLHNNLKQEGQNATMIYVTHDQVEAMTLGDRICVLNQGEIMQVDTPMNLYQYPANKFVAGFIGSPAMNLLKVRLDEIDGVMNVVSESGTRWTLPQDKQTIARENMGEWVWFGVRPEHIQLANHDAPLSEVNTQTHRLDVVESMGNELYLYFKLGADKLVARVPFDADRTANSGEETVLHFNTSQCHLFDLETEDALIE from the coding sequence ATGGCTGAAGTCACACTGAGAGGGGTAGAAAAAACCTACCCAAATGGTTTTAAGGCCGTGCACGGTGTCGATCTGAATATTCGCGAAGGTGAGTTCATGGTGTTTGTTGGGCCGTCTGGTTGCGCAAAATCCACCACACTTCGTATGATCGCAGGCCTTGAAGATATCTCAGAAGGCGATGTCTACATTGGCGATAAACGTGTAAACGAATTGCCACCTAAAGATCGTTGTATCTCGATGGTATTTCAGAACTACGCGCTTTATCCGCACATGTCGGTGTACGAAAACTTGGCTTTTGGCCTTAAGCAACAGAAACTGCCAAAGCATGAAATCAATGAGCGTATTGAAGACGCAGCCAAGACTCTCGATATCGAACATCTGTTGAATAACAAGCCGGGTGAAATGTCCGGTGGTCAAAGGCAACGTGTGGCGCTTGGTCGTGCGATGGTACGTAAGCCAGATGTGTTTTTGTTTGATGAGCCTTTGTCCAACTTGGATGCAAAGCTACGTGTTTCAACGCGAGTCAGCATTGCTCAGTTGCACAATAACCTGAAGCAAGAAGGGCAGAACGCCACCATGATCTACGTGACACACGATCAGGTGGAAGCCATGACCCTTGGCGATCGCATCTGTGTGTTGAATCAAGGCGAGATTATGCAGGTCGATACGCCAATGAATCTTTATCAATACCCAGCAAACAAGTTTGTCGCAGGCTTTATTGGTTCGCCAGCGATGAATCTTCTCAAGGTAAGGTTGGATGAGATTGACGGTGTGATGAACGTGGTTTCTGAAAGTGGTACTCGTTGGACGCTGCCACAAGATAAGCAGACAATCGCTCGTGAAAATATGGGTGAGTGGGTATGGTTTGGTGTTCGTCCTGAACATATCCAACTCGCTAATCACGATGCACCGTTATCTGAGGTAAATACTCAAACGCACAGGCTTGATGTGGTTGAGTCGATGGGTAACGAGCTGTATCTATACTTCAAATTGGGTGCTGATAAGCTGGTGGCTCGAGTACCTTTCGATGCTGACCGCACGGCAAACAGTGGCGAAGAGACGGTGCTTCACTTCAATACCTCCCAGTGTCACCTGTTTGATTTAGAGACAGAAGATGCACTGATTGAATAG
- a CDS encoding HAD family hydrolase — translation MKFKAMLFDKDGTLLEFHKMWLNVSRGACERVKSYSDQHQGNQTVTPAELLLAIGVEGDVVDNYGLLASNPVEDTATAWFNMLQPNVSLAEFTKVTKAAFNDEVEENPSWIEALPGVTEKLGLFKQQGMILGIATADTKDSTIYTLEQSGLSEMFDYVGYSDGDIEPKPAPALLNAFCEQCGIEPHEVIMFGDTVSDMEFGRNAGASNVGVLTGTAQHSELEPVADLVIASVAHFELNQLQERG, via the coding sequence ATGAAGTTTAAGGCGATGTTATTTGATAAAGACGGCACATTGTTAGAGTTCCACAAGATGTGGCTTAACGTTTCTCGTGGTGCCTGTGAGCGTGTGAAATCTTACAGTGATCAGCATCAAGGTAATCAAACTGTCACACCTGCTGAGTTACTCTTGGCCATCGGTGTTGAAGGTGATGTGGTTGATAACTATGGACTATTAGCCTCAAATCCAGTGGAAGATACCGCCACAGCGTGGTTCAACATGCTGCAACCTAATGTCTCACTCGCTGAGTTCACTAAGGTGACCAAAGCCGCTTTCAATGACGAAGTGGAAGAGAACCCAAGTTGGATTGAAGCCCTACCGGGTGTGACTGAAAAGCTCGGTCTGTTTAAGCAGCAAGGCATGATTTTAGGCATCGCGACCGCAGACACCAAAGACTCAACGATCTACACGCTAGAGCAATCGGGTTTGAGCGAGATGTTCGATTATGTTGGTTATTCCGATGGTGATATCGAACCTAAACCTGCGCCAGCACTGCTCAATGCCTTCTGTGAGCAATGCGGTATTGAGCCACATGAAGTGATCATGTTTGGTGACACGGTTTCGGATATGGAATTTGGCCGCAATGCAGGTGCAAGCAATGTTGGCGTACTGACGGGGACTGCACAACACAGTGAGTTAGAGCCAGTAGCGGATCTGGTCATCGCATCAGTCGCCCATTTTGAGCTCAATCAACTGCAAGAACGCGGCTAA
- a CDS encoding CehA/McbA family metallohydrolase — MTQFQGELPFGRVRIPFDVPAGSHSVTITGTTVKKGFLYAAAYDANQEFRGKVLFEKTHKSLTIQPENSGLGAIDRAIPSGEWFLELYNLEGEFRTERAMQYQVDVLCSDEPKNDGIESELELNSTVTVDHDIEFDYSYMLSSDSRWYRGDLHAHTQLSDGHNTLAAAKGIVESQGLDFFFFTEHNICQPKLPVSNQCLFLPALEVTTDLGHFNVHGPVKSLDLRDVEHSSQATMEAGLDLAKSGHSSLGINHPMMKPWHWHYDQVDLSQVSTFEVCCDPTWSTSPKATEEALLVLNEMWNCGQRITAIGGSDSHLEPHERNPKSDEPSIYGDPSTFVYSHGLSGEGILSGLRNGQVYLERRCGLKFDINLGDLLPGNDSQGQALTYRIAVSDSENPYYAECMVDGEIVDRIALSDELQSIHIDEGYRWCRVDIRRGALSSALINSTQSASDEREFEGCINAVFDGKQPEFNQPLVRTWGELMERMSRDEV; from the coding sequence ATGACCCAATTTCAAGGTGAGCTGCCGTTTGGCAGAGTACGTATCCCCTTTGATGTGCCAGCAGGTTCTCACAGCGTAACGATTACTGGTACGACGGTGAAAAAAGGTTTTTTATACGCGGCAGCCTACGATGCCAACCAAGAATTTCGTGGCAAAGTGCTATTTGAAAAGACGCACAAGTCACTCACTATCCAACCGGAAAACTCAGGCCTAGGCGCGATTGATCGTGCGATTCCATCGGGCGAGTGGTTCTTAGAACTTTACAATCTTGAAGGTGAGTTTCGTACCGAGCGTGCGATGCAGTATCAAGTCGATGTCCTTTGCTCTGATGAGCCAAAGAATGACGGAATTGAGAGTGAGCTAGAACTCAACTCAACGGTCACAGTTGATCACGATATCGAGTTTGATTACAGCTACATGCTGAGTTCTGATTCTCGCTGGTATCGCGGTGATTTACACGCCCACACTCAGCTTTCTGATGGTCACAATACCTTGGCAGCGGCTAAAGGGATTGTCGAATCACAAGGGCTCGATTTTTTCTTCTTCACAGAGCACAACATCTGCCAGCCTAAGTTGCCTGTTTCTAACCAGTGTTTGTTTCTACCCGCGCTAGAAGTCACGACCGATCTCGGGCACTTCAATGTGCATGGCCCAGTTAAGTCTTTGGACCTTAGAGACGTTGAACATAGCAGCCAAGCGACCATGGAAGCGGGATTGGATTTAGCCAAAAGTGGACACAGTTCCCTTGGCATTAATCACCCGATGATGAAGCCGTGGCACTGGCATTACGATCAAGTGGATCTCAGCCAAGTGTCTACGTTTGAAGTGTGTTGTGACCCTACTTGGTCAACCTCGCCAAAAGCGACTGAAGAGGCGTTATTGGTTCTCAATGAAATGTGGAATTGTGGGCAGCGTATTACGGCGATTGGCGGCAGCGATTCACACCTTGAGCCCCATGAACGTAATCCTAAATCGGACGAGCCTTCTATCTACGGTGACCCATCAACATTCGTTTACAGCCATGGTTTGAGTGGCGAAGGGATCTTGTCTGGTTTGCGTAATGGTCAGGTGTATTTAGAGCGACGTTGCGGCTTGAAGTTTGATATCAACTTAGGTGATTTGCTACCGGGCAACGATTCTCAAGGGCAGGCACTCACTTATCGTATCGCTGTCTCTGATTCAGAAAACCCTTACTACGCAGAGTGCATGGTGGATGGCGAGATTGTTGATCGAATCGCTTTGAGTGATGAACTACAAAGTATCCATATTGATGAAGGCTACCGTTGGTGTCGTGTCGATATTCGTCGCGGAGCGCTTTCTTCAGCATTAATCAACAGCACTCAATCTGCATCTGACGAGCGTGAGTTTGAAGGCTGCATCAACGCCGTATTCGACGGCAAACAACCAGAATTTAACCAACCCCTAGTGCGTACTTGGGGAGAACTAATGGAACGAATGAGCCGTGATGAAGTTTAA
- a CDS encoding extracellular solute-binding protein, whose product MKLKTLALVCAGAASASMFSSSVLAATEVNFWYSGGTKPQQMMTKLIEEFNASQDEYVVKPALQGNYTETYQKLQAGLASRTAPELVLLDSGRAEAMHGRGLSRDLTPFMDEEFNFSDFIGAFKDQVTADDGTIIGLPAYGTTQVFYYNKQVLAENGFTEQDLNTWQGVAKVAEKVTQRDDKGNVTFYGWEPMWGQDNMIDAAFSNGAKIISDDGKTVLIDSAEWVEVWDSFRKWIHDDQIMRIHYGGQGWEYWYKTIDDVMKDNALGYTGSSGDQGDLDFTKLSATTQPGWGSNPSAPQAGALVYVMPKGTDEAAAKGAFEFVEFYTNAKNTAAWSMFTGYIPVRNSVSEVPEYQAFTKDNPQALIPLKQANTATKDFLDPTNGKIMDALKVAADQIQIQNVPADKALKQAAKKAQRALDRANRS is encoded by the coding sequence ATGAAACTAAAAACTCTCGCACTAGTGTGTGCTGGCGCAGCAAGCGCGTCTATGTTCTCTAGCAGTGTTCTTGCCGCAACCGAAGTTAACTTTTGGTATTCCGGTGGTACTAAGCCACAGCAAATGATGACTAAGCTCATCGAAGAGTTCAACGCGAGCCAAGATGAGTATGTGGTGAAGCCAGCATTGCAAGGTAACTACACAGAAACCTACCAGAAGCTGCAAGCTGGTTTAGCGTCTAGAACTGCACCTGAACTTGTGCTGCTAGATTCAGGTCGTGCGGAAGCGATGCATGGGCGTGGTTTGAGCCGTGACCTAACGCCGTTCATGGATGAAGAGTTCAACTTCTCTGATTTCATTGGCGCGTTTAAAGACCAAGTGACCGCAGATGATGGCACCATCATAGGTCTACCTGCTTACGGTACAACTCAAGTGTTCTACTACAACAAGCAGGTGTTGGCAGAGAACGGCTTTACCGAGCAAGACCTAAACACATGGCAAGGCGTAGCTAAAGTCGCGGAGAAAGTTACCCAACGAGATGACAAAGGCAACGTGACCTTTTACGGCTGGGAGCCAATGTGGGGCCAAGACAACATGATTGATGCGGCTTTCTCTAACGGTGCGAAGATCATCAGTGATGATGGCAAAACAGTGTTAATCGATTCGGCTGAATGGGTTGAAGTGTGGGACAGCTTCCGTAAGTGGATCCACGATGATCAAATCATGCGTATTCACTACGGCGGTCAAGGTTGGGAATACTGGTACAAAACCATCGATGACGTAATGAAAGATAACGCGCTTGGCTATACCGGTTCATCGGGTGACCAAGGTGATTTGGACTTCACTAAGCTTTCGGCAACCACACAACCAGGTTGGGGCTCAAACCCTTCTGCACCACAAGCGGGTGCGCTGGTTTACGTGATGCCAAAAGGCACAGACGAAGCAGCGGCTAAAGGTGCATTCGAGTTTGTTGAGTTCTACACCAACGCGAAAAATACGGCGGCATGGTCAATGTTTACGGGTTACATCCCAGTGCGTAATAGCGTTTCTGAAGTACCAGAATACCAAGCGTTCACTAAAGATAACCCGCAAGCTCTGATCCCGCTGAAGCAAGCGAACACGGCCACTAAAGACTTCCTAGACCCGACCAACGGTAAGATCATGGATGCTCTTAAAGTGGCTGCGGATCAGATTCAAATTCAAAACGTGCCTGCGGATAAAGCGCTAAAACAAGCGGCTAAGAAAGCACAACGTGCACTAGACCGAGCGAATCGTTCTTAA
- a CDS encoding carbohydrate ABC transporter permease, whose amino-acid sequence MTTQVLDANQVLNQRAAVSKVKAQTKATKSEISSKKSSVDRRSFIALTKHLFLATCGTIMVFPFLWMLSGSLKSNDEIFASPLNLIPEQFRWETFVETFHSAPFGLYIFNSFSVALFTTLLVIVNSAMFAYALTQLKFRSKTVLYFIVMGCYMLPGAVTYIPSYITLARLGLLDSHMGLVASNAASVFGVFYLRQVFIKVHPSLIEAARIDGAGELKILWAIILPQCRAAVATLFLITFITNYNSYMWPSLVITTQELNLIATGIRHYFIAEGNYGLNWSQIMAASTIAVLPLLILFVICQKTILSGIADNGVKE is encoded by the coding sequence ATGACCACGCAAGTATTGGATGCCAACCAAGTCTTAAATCAAAGAGCGGCTGTATCTAAAGTCAAAGCCCAAACCAAAGCGACCAAATCAGAGATTTCGTCAAAGAAAAGCTCAGTGGATCGCCGTTCGTTTATCGCACTGACTAAGCACCTGTTCTTGGCAACCTGCGGAACCATCATGGTATTCCCGTTCTTATGGATGCTGTCTGGTTCGCTGAAAAGCAACGATGAAATCTTTGCTAGCCCGTTGAATTTGATTCCAGAACAGTTTCGCTGGGAAACCTTTGTTGAAACCTTTCACAGCGCGCCGTTTGGCTTGTACATCTTCAACAGTTTTAGTGTGGCTTTGTTCACTACCTTGTTGGTGATTGTGAACTCGGCGATGTTTGCATACGCATTAACGCAGCTGAAGTTTCGCTCGAAAACCGTGCTCTATTTTATCGTGATGGGCTGTTACATGCTGCCGGGCGCTGTGACTTACATTCCGTCTTACATCACCCTGGCAAGGCTGGGTTTGTTGGATTCGCACATGGGCTTAGTGGCGTCGAACGCGGCGTCGGTTTTCGGTGTGTTCTATCTACGCCAAGTGTTTATCAAGGTGCATCCGTCGCTGATTGAAGCTGCACGAATTGATGGTGCAGGTGAGCTCAAAATTTTATGGGCAATCATCTTACCGCAATGCCGAGCAGCAGTCGCAACACTGTTCCTCATCACTTTTATTACCAATTACAACAGCTACATGTGGCCTAGCTTGGTTATCACCACTCAGGAACTTAACCTGATTGCGACCGGGATTCGTCACTACTTTATTGCCGAAGGTAACTATGGATTGAACTGGTCGCAAATCATGGCGGCGAGCACCATTGCAGTATTGCCTTTGTTAATTCTATTCGTCATTTGTCAAAAGACGATTCTTTCAGGTATCGCCGATAACGGCGTAAAAGAGTAA